CTATATAGTACCTGTAAGCTGTGTAAGCAACTATCATTTTGTAGCTACAAATATGTTTTCTTCTAAACAGTCTGGCATGTTACTAGCTATGTATTAATCAAATGCAAATGTTAAGTTTGACAGTactgatatttttcttttacctCTGAACAGTTTGACAACCTGTATGGTTGCCGCCACTCCCTCCCTGATGGTTTGATGAGGGCCACCGATGTTATGATTGCCGGCAAGGTTGCAGTGGTCTGCGGTTATGGTGATGTTGGCAAGGGCTGTGCTGCTGCCCTCAAGCAGGCTGGTGCCCGTGTCATCGTGACTGAGATTGACCCCATCTGTGCCCTTCAGGCCCTGATGGAGGGTCTTCAGGTCCTTACCTGGGAGGATGTCGTTTCTGAAGCTGACATCTTTGTGACTACCACTGGTAACAAGGACATCATCATGGTTGACCAcatgaggaagatgaagaacaATGCAATTGTCTGCAACATTGGTCACTTTGACAATGAGATTGACATGCATGGTCTTGAGACCTACCCTGGTGTCAAGCGGATCACCATCAAGCCCCAGACTGATCGCTGGGTGTTCCCTGAGACCAACACTGGCATCATTGTCCTTGCTGAGGGTCGTCTGATGAACCTTGGGTGCGCTACTGGCCACCCCAGCTTTGTCATGTCCTGCTCATTCACTAACCAGGTAAATATGTCAACCAGTACCCATCTAGTCCTGCCCATGTTACCTGATGCATCAGCAATTGAAATCATATTGTCAAATCTTGTCCATGATGGTACAGGTCATTGCTCAACTTGAGCTGTGGAAGGAGCGGAGCTCAGGCAAGTATGAGAAGAAAGTGTATGTGCTCCCCAAGCACCTTGATGAGAAGGTTGCCGCCCTCCACTTGGGCAAGCTTGGTGCCAAGCTCACCAAGCTCACCAAGTCTCAGGCTGACTACATCAGTGTCCCGATCGAGGGTCCCTACAAGCCCGCTCACTACCGGTACTAGGTTACCCAGCATGACTAGAAGCCCACTCGGCCAGCCGGTTGTGGTGTGTGCCCTTACGAAGTTCACTACACCGGCTTGTCAATTATCTTTTGCATGCATTATCATATGCGCCGTTGCGTAGGAGGATTTGTTATTATCATTGCTTGCGCCTGGTTGTGTGGGGAGAGGAGGGAAGAGCTGTTTGCTTTTTGCAGAAGAACAATGGCGTATTTGGTTGTAGGGTGAGGCAGTGTGCGTTACCAGAACTATACAGTTTCTGATTATCATTTGCAAGTGATTTGCTCTAGTTATGtgtctttcatgaataacatgcTTTCTTCAAGAGCATATTTAGTCTGATCCTGAGTTTTGCTTATGTCTGGTTGATTGAGTTGTGCCCAGCAAGCTCGTTGGCCTTTCTCGGTTGTCTTCTATTGTGTCTCTGTATGCCGTTCAGGCAATGCATTGATTCATGCCCGTTTTACGAATTATGATAGAATGTGGATGGATCATATGAGAATTGCAGGCGTTTTTTAATGGTGTACATGCTGCAGTTGATTCAGTGTAACCATGGAATGCATCAGCATGCCTGCTGGGGTGGTGTTTCCGTTGTCAAAGTGTGCAGGTTCTTTTGAGAAGCTGATCTGCCACCACCCCATTGTTATTCTATCTGCCCCACTGCAATCGCTGTTCGAGAACAAGGCAGCAGCTGAATATGGGCGCCTGGATCCAGCGAAGTCCATGGAGTAAT
The Panicum virgatum strain AP13 chromosome 6N, P.virgatum_v5, whole genome shotgun sequence genome window above contains:
- the LOC120680013 gene encoding adenosylhomocysteinase-like, producing the protein MALSVEKTSSGREYKVKDLSQADFGRLEIELAEVEMPGLMACRAEFGPSKPFAGARISGSLHMTIQTAVLIETLTALGAEVRWCSCNIFSTQDHAAAAIARDSAAVFAWKGETLEEYWWCTERCLDWGGAGGPDLIIDDGGDATLLIHEGVKAEEEYEKTGKIPDPDSTDNAEFKIVLTIIRDGLKADPKKYRKMKERLVGVSEETTTGVKRLYQMQETGALLFPAINVNDSVTKSKFDNLYGCRHSLPDGLMRATDVMIAGKVAVVCGYGDVGKGCAAALKQAGARVIVTEIDPICALQALMEGLQVLTWEDVVSEADIFVTTTGNKDIIMVDHMRKMKNNAIVCNIGHFDNEIDMHGLETYPGVKRITIKPQTDRWVFPETNTGIIVLAEGRLMNLGCATGHPSFVMSCSFTNQVIAQLELWKERSSGKYEKKVYVLPKHLDEKVAALHLGKLGAKLTKLTKSQADYISVPIEGPYKPAHYRY